Within Synechococcus sp. NB0720_010, the genomic segment CCCACCTCGCCGGCGTCACTGGTGACCTGCAGTTGACCCAGGGGTGGTGCTGTGCGCTCCTTGATGATCGAGGGCAGCGCCTCAAGGATTTGCTGGGCCACCTGCTCGGCCGGACGTCCGTCCTGAAGGATCTGTAGATCGGCCTGGGCGTAGAGGGGGCGGCGCTCGGCCATCAGGTTGGCGAGGCGTTCGGCGCGGTCCTCCGCTTCCATCAGGGGCCGGGGAGTTGGGTCGGCCTCGAGGCGCGCCAGCAGGATCGCGTCGGGGGCATCCAGCCAGATCACGACCCCTTGGTGCAGCTCGCCCCAGTTGGCCGGCTGGGTCACGACACCGCCGCCGGTTGCCACCACGAGGGAATGCCAGGAGGCGATTTGGTTGAGCACCGCTGACTCCAGGGCGCGAAAGCCAGCCTCGCCCTCGCCGGCGAAAATCTCGGGAATGGAGCGCCCCGCCACCTGTTCCAGGCTGGTGTCGGCGTCCAGGAAGCGGTAGTCCAGGGCCTCGGCGAGGTGCCGGCCCACGCTGCTTTTGCCGCTGCCCATCATCCCCACCAGATAGAGGTTCAGGCCCTCCAGTCGCTGCCGCAGCTGGACTCGGGTGTCCTCCATCGGTTCGCCATCGCAAGCACCAACATTCTTAAGATGCGACCAACCGTTACTCGCTGTCATGACTCCGCCAGTGATGGCGGCGCCTCCGGCGAGCCCGGTGTCCGTCGTCTCCTCTGCCCCCCACGGTCAGGGCCGGCCCTGCGTGATCACGCGCCGGGCCACCTTCAGCTCCAGCCATCGCTATTGGCTGCCTGAGTTGAGTCCGGAGCAGAACGCAGCCCAGTTCGGACCCTGCAGCCTGGCCCCGGGCCACGGCCACAACTATGAGTTGATCGTCGCCATGGGTGGCGGGCTCGATGCCAACGGCATGGTGCTCAACCTCTCGGACGTGAAGCACGCCATTCGCGAGCAGGTCACCGCCCAGCTCGACTTCCGCAGCCTGAACGAGGCCTGGCCGGAATTCGATTTGAGCCGTCCCGAGGGGATCCTGCCCACCACCGAGGCCCTGGTTCTGGCCATCTGGAAGCGCCTGGCGCCCCACCTGCCCCTGATGGGGCTCCGTCTTTACGAAACCGACAAGCTCTGGGCCGATGTGCTCGGCGATTCCATGGAAGCCTTCCTAACAATCCGCACCCACTTCGCGGCAGCCCACCGCCTGGCCCGACCGGAGCTGAGCTTCGAGGAGAACACCGCGATCTACGGCAAGTGCGCTCGGCCCCATGGCCACGGCCACAACTACCTGCTGGACATCACCGTTCGGGGTGCCATTGACCCCCGCACCGGCATGGTCTGCGACCTCTCGGCCCTGCAGACAGCGGTGGATGAGCTGGTGGTGGAGCCCTTTGACCACACCTTCTTGAACAAGGACGTCGAGCACTTCTCCAGCACGGTTCCCACGGCGGAGAACATTGCACTGCATATCGCCGATCTGCTCCAGGCCCCCGTGGCGGCCCTGGGGGCTTCGCTCCACAAGATCCGTCTTCAGGAGAGCCCGAACAACGCCGCTGAGGTGTTCGCAGAGGTGCCCCAGCTGGGCATGAACCCCCAGGCCCTCGAAGCCCTTGCCGGCGCCTGAGCTTCGGCTGGTTCTGGCGATCAGCCTGGACGGCCGGCTCGCCCCCGCCGCTGGTGGTGCGGCCCAACTCGGAGGAACGGGAGACCGCCGTGTCCTGGAGGAGGCCCTGGCTTGGGCGGATGGTGCCCTGGTCGGCGGCAGGACCATCCGCCAACACGGCTGCACCTGCCTGATTCGTGATGCCGACCTGCTGGAGCAGCGTCAGCAGCAGGGGCGGCCGCCCCAACCCGCCGCCCTGGTGGTGAGTCGCCAGCTCAGCTGGGATGCAGACCTGCGCCTGTTCCAGCAGCCCCTACAGCGCTGGCTTCTGGGCCCAGGGGAGGCGGCCCCCTCAGGTTTTGACAGGTCCTTGCCGCTGCAGAACTGGCCGGTAACCTTGGCGGCCTTGGCCGCCGCTGGTTTGGAGCGCCTGCTTGTCCTGGGGGGGGCTGAGTTGGCCACGCAGCTGCTGGCCGAGGGACTCGTGGATGAGTTGCAGTTGACCCTGGTGCCTCAACTGCTGGGCGGCCCCCATGCCTGGCTTCAGTCCGATGGGGCCCTGGAGGCCAGTGCCTGGACGCTCCAGGAGCAGCGCTGCTTGGGCGGTGACGAGCTGCTTGTGCGTTACCGGCGCGCCTGAGCCTTGAGGCTGTTGAAGCGCTCGGCCAGGTCCCGCAGCGGCAGCTTGCCAAAGGTCTCCGGCGAGAGCCCCAGCATCCGTCCCGCGCAGCGCTTGACCACCACCTCGAGGTCATCGCCAAAGCGTCCGGCGAGCAACTCGCTGATCACCCCCAGGCTGCGGCCGCTGGATTGGGTTTCAGCTACGAGGCAGCGGCTGGTGGGGGCGGCCAGGGCCTGGCAGGCGGGGGTGAGCCGCTCGATCAGGCTTCTGTTGCCCATGGCACTCCAGCGCAGGCAGGCCTCGCTGATCTTGGCTTCGACCTGCGGGCGCATCAGGTTGAGCACGGGGCTGAGCAATCCGGCTTGGCTGGGTGCGCTGAGGGCGCCGATGGTCAGGGCCGTAGCCGTTAGCGTTCTGCCCGCTGCCCGCCCCCTGGTTCTGAGCTGATGGCCGAGCTCACTGTTCGCTGGCACCGTTCGATTGAAGAGATCCCCGAGGCGCATTGGCAGGCCCTCACGGAGGCGGCTGGGCTCCCCTTCTACTCCTGGCGCTGGCTGGCTGGCCTGGAGCGCTCCGGAAGTGTCGCGCCTCGCCAGGGTTGGCAGCCCTGTCACCTGAGCCTCTGGCGCGGGGAGCAGTTGATCGCCGTCGCTCCGCTGTACCTCAAGGGCCACAGCTACGGCGAGTTCGTCTTCGATCAGTCCTTTGCGGAATTGGCCGCCCAGCTGGGCCAGCGCTACTACCCGAAGTTGCTGGGCATGAGCCCTTTAAGCCCCGTGGTGGGCTATCGCTTTTTCACCGCCGCCGGCGAGGACGCCCAGCAGGTCACCGCCCTGTTGATGCAGTGCATTGATCGTTTCTGCGCTGAGAACCAGATCTTCAGCTGCAACTTTCTCTATGCCGATCCCCAGTGGCAGGCCTTTGCGGAGTCGGCGGGCTGCGCCACTTGGCTGAACCAGCAGAGCCTGTGGAGCAACCAGAGCTACGGCTGCTTTGATGACTACCTTGCGAGCTTCAACGCCAACCAACGCCGCAACATCAAGCGCGAGCGCAAGGCCGTGGAGCGCGCCGGGATCACGGTGACGGCCTTGGCGGGGGAGGAGCTGCCGGCCGCAATGCTCGAGCGGATGCACCACTTCTATGCCCAGCACTGCGCTCGTTGGGGACCTTGGGGAAGCAAATACCTCACAGAAGCCTTTTTTGATGAGGCGGCGGCGGAGCTGCGGGAACACCTGGTGCTGTTCAGCGCCCATCGGGGCGATCCCCACGATCCGGTGGCGATGTCCCTCTGCGTGCACTCCGGGGAGCACCTATGGGGCCGCTACTGGGGTAGTGACGAGGAGATCGACAACCTCCATTTCGAGGTCTGCTATTACGCCCCGATCCAGTGGGCCATTGAGCGCGGCATTCAGCGTTTTGACCCTGGTGCGGGCGGCAGTCACAAGCGCCGCCGCGGTTTTGTCGCCCGCTCCCATGCCTCCCTGCACCGCTGGTACCACGAACCCTTTGATGCCATCGCCCGGCGCTGGTTGCCGGAGGCCAATCGCGAACAGCTCAGTCAGATTGAGGCGGTGAATGCCGAGCTCCCCTTCACGGGGGCGACGCGATCCCTGACGGATTCCGCTGCGTAGCATCCGCCCATGAGCCCGTTTTCGCTAGAGCAGCGCCGCAGCCTCGATGAGGGGCTCTCCCAGCGCTTCATTGCCCTGGATCCCGCCGGTTATTTCCTGATCAAGATCGACCGCGAGGCGGGCGAGTTGATCGCGGAGCACTACAGCAATGCGATTGACGAGCGCGGACTAGCCACCGATCCCGACACCGGTGAGGTGATCAGCTGCAAAGGCGCGGGTCCCCGCGCTGCCGTGGCTGTCTATCGCGGCCGCAGCGCCAAGGAGTTGGGCATGGCGCTGACGGAAGGGGAGGGTCCCCATCCCTTGAGTTGCCTGGATCACGCCCTTTATCTGGGCCGCGAATTGCAGAAGGCGGAGCTGGCCCTTGAGAGCGGCGAAACCTACATCCAGGACTAGGCCGGCTGCAGTTCCCGCGTTGGCGTCGAAGGGCTGTTGGGGGGCTCTGGCGGCAGGGCGGCCAACTGCTCTTGGATCTCCTGGGTGACCACCGCGCGGTACTCCATGAAGTGTTCGTTGTGGGCGAGCACCACCAGGAACTGCTCGAGCACCGCAGGGTTCTTCTGGGCCACCTCCAGCAGGGACCGCCAGAAGCGCAGGCGAGTGTTGCGCTTCACGCCCTGACGCCAGAGCACGATCAACAGGGCTCGCACATCGGTCCAGGCGGGCAGGGTGGCTTTGCCAAAGGTGGAGGGCACGAATTCCTGCCAGCGCGGCTTGCCCATCTTCAGGTAGTAGTGCTTGACCCGGTCGATGTAGGCGTGGGGCTCATAGAGGCGACAGAAGGCGTCGACGTACTCGTTGGCGATGTCGCGAATCGGCCGGGTGGGCACGAAGTTCAGCAGGTTGGTCTGGTTGACCCCCTTGGCGTCGGCCTTCTCTTGGATCAGCCTGCCTTCCTTCTCCAGCCGGTGCCAGAGCCCGGTGTTGGGTAGGGCCTGAAGCATCCCCATCATTGCCGCGGGAATCCCGGTGCGGGTCACGAACTCGACGATCCGATCGCCGGCTCCGGTCTTCTCGCCGTCGAAACCGATGATGAATCCGGCCATGACCCGCAGGCCGTAGGAGTTGATCCGGTCCACGGCTTCCTCGAGGGAGCTGCGGGTGTTTTGGTGTTTGCCGGCCACCGAGAGGCTGGCCTCATCGGGGGTCTCAATGCCAAGGAAGACCGAGTCGAAGCGGCACTCGGCCATCATCTGCATCAGCTCTTCATCCGCCGCCAGGTCAACGGAGGCTTCGGTGGCAAAGCTGAAGGGGTAGCCCCGCTCGATCTGCCATTGCTTCAGGGCCGGGAGCAGCAACTTGGCGTTGCGCTTGTTGCCGATGAAGTTGTCATCCACCAGGAAGATGGAGCGGCGCCAGCCCAGGTCGTAGAGGGACTGGAGTTCGGCGATCAGCTGCTCAGGGGTCTTGGTCCTGGGCTTGCGGCCATAGAGAACGATGATGTCGCAGAACTCGCATTGGAACGGGCAGCCCCTGGAGAACTGCACGCTCATCGAGTCGTAGGCGTCGAGCTTGAGCAGGTCAAAGCGCGGCACTGGCGTGCTCGTGACGTCCGGCTTTTCACCGTTGGCACTGAAGCGTCCGCCGGCTTCGCCCTTCTCGATCGCCTCGATGAACATCGGCAGGGTGATTTCACCCTCATCGAGCACCTTGAAATCCGCCAGGCCCAGTTCGGGAGCGTCAGGGGTGGAGCTCGCGAAGGGACCGCCGACGGCAACGGGAAGACCCCGCTCCTTGGCCTTGGCGATCTGCGCGGCCATGTCGGCCTTCTGCACGATCATCCCGGAGATGACCACCAGCTCAGCCCATTCCCAGTCGGCCTCGCTGACCTCTTCAACGTTGCGGTCCACCAGCTTCATGGGCCAGTGCTGGGGCAGCAGCGCCGCCACGGTCACCATCCCTAGGGGTGGCAGCAGAACCTTGCGGTTCACGAGCTCGAGAATTTTCTCGTAGCTCCAAAAGGTCTTGGGAAACTCGGGGTAGATGAACAGAGTGTTCATGCCGTTCGGTGGTCTCCAGTGAGATGCGTGGAACGGCTGCCCCCTAGGGGACATCCGATGAGTTGGCGATCAGCCTAGGCCGAGTGACCAGGGGGCGGGCTGGTTTCTGCTCTAATAGCGCACAGTTGAACGCACCGAACCATGGGCCCCGTGATCTATCTCGCACTGGTCGGCGGTGGTTTGGTGGCCGCTGCAGCCATCTCCTTCGTGCTGCGCGGCATCAAGCTGGTCTGAGCCGCATCCTGCGGTTCCGCAGGAGCTCCCAGACCCCGAGGGCAGCCCCAAGGCTGCCAAGCACGGCCAGGCAGCTCCAGAGGCCTCCAGGCAGCGTTTCCGTGAGAAGCGCTGCCGCAAGACCACTGAGTCCTCCACCCCCCAAAAAGGCAATCTGACCAAGGCCTGCCATTCGTCCCCGGAGCACCTGGGGAGCATGCACTTGGATGATCAGATTGGTCCCCGCCAGAAGGCTTGCGGTGCCTGCTCCGATCAGGAAGGCCATGGCCAAGCCCCAGGCGAGTGCCCCTTGGTGCGCTAGCCCCAGTTGGGCCAGTGCCGTCAGCAGGGTGGTGCTACCCAGGAGCCAACCCGGGCGCGCGCTGATTGCAGCGGCGTTGCGCTGCAGTAGGACCCCGCCGCAGATGCTGCCGCAGGCCAGAACGCTGGTGAACAGCCCCAGGGCCATTGGGCTTGGTCCCAGGAGCTCAAGGGCCATCAGTGGCGCCAGCCCAGGGTGGAAGAAGCCCACTAGGCAGGCCGCGGCGGTGAAGCTGAGGACGTGGCGCAGGCTGACGCCGCACTCGCGCCAGGCCGTTAGCAGGTTGGCCGCTTGGCCGCCCTGACTGCGGCGTTCCCGCTCGCGATGGGGTGCCATCAGCCAGAGCAGGGTGAGGATCGGAAAGAGATAGGTGGCCGCATCCAGGCTGAGGGCCAGGGTGGGTCCGGTGGCCGCCAGCAGTAGTCCCCCCAGGGGCGGTCCCACCAATTTGCCGACGTTGAAGATCACCGAGAAGCTGGCGAGGTAGGGACCGAGTTGTTCGGGTTCGTCCACCAGCAGGGCGACGTATTTGTTGCGGGCCGTCAGCTCGTAGGTGCTCGCAATTCCGATGCCCAGGGTGCTGAGCAGAAGCAGCAGGTCTTGCTTGGGACCCACCGTTAAGGGAATGGCGATGGCACCGAGCACCGCTGCGGCGAGCAGGGCCCATTGGGCGCGGATCAGGACCCGCTCACTGCCGAGTCGATCGGTGAGTACCCCGGCCGGGCCGCTGATGACCAGGGTCGGCAGTGTCAGGACGGCGAAGTTGAGCGCCAACAGAAACGGGTTGCCGGCACCCTCCATCAGCAACCAGCCTTTGGCGGTCAGCCCGGCAAAGGAGCCGGCGGTGCTGATCCCTGAGGCCAGTAAAAACGTGGTGCGTTGATGCCGCGTGAGGCGTCCTTGAAGACGCTTCAGTCCCTGTTGAATCAAGACTGAGCCCGCTGCATCGAGAGGGCGTCTTGGACCATGGCCTTGGCTCCCACCACCTCACCAATCAGGTCGTAGGTGTCCGCGGCGGTGATGCGCACCTGGACCATCGTTCCGGGGGCAGCGCAGAGCCCGCCTTCACCGGGCATCACCCGCACTTCGCCATCCACTTCGGGGGCAAAGCGGGCGCAGCGACCAATCATTTCGCCACTGCTGGGGTTCTCCTGTTCGATCAGGACATCCACGATCCGCCCCACCCAAGCGGCGTTGCGCTCGGCGGCGATGGGCTGTTGCAGTGCCATCAGGCGGTCCTTGCGCTCAGCGGCGATCTCTGCGGGCACCTGGTTGGGCAGCTCGGCCGCGGGGGTCCCCTCCTCGGGCGAGAAGGTGAAGACCCCCACGTGGTCGAAGCGTTGCTCGGCCACGAAATCCAGGAGGTGCTGGAACTGCTCTTCGGTTTCGCCCGGGTAGCCGACGATGAAGGTGGTGCGCAGAACGGCGTCCGGGAGTTGCTCGCGAATGCGCGCCAGCACACCGTTGGTGACATCGGCCTGCCAGGGGCGATTCATCGCCCGCAGGACATCCGGGTGGCTGTGCTGCAGCGGTAGATCCAGATAGGGCAGCACGTTGGGGACGTCCCGGTAGGCCGCCAGCACCTCAGAGGTGAGCCCCGTGGGGTAGGCGTAGTGCACGCGGATCCAGGGAATCTCTACCTCGCCGAGGGCGCGCAGCAGCTCGGCTAACTGGGGCTTGCCGGCGAGATCAAGGCCGTAATTCGTCGTGATCTGGCTGATCAGGACCAACTCCTGCACGCCCTGGGATGCCAGTTGGCGCGCTTCGGCAACGATGCTCTCGATCGTGCGGGAGCGCTGGTCGCCGCGCAGGTGGGGAATGATGCAGAAGGCGCAGCGGTAGTCGCAGCCCTCGGCCACCTTCAGGTAGGCGACCGCCTCGCTGGTGGTCCGGTAGCGGGGCAGGTTCTCGTCGCCCACGAAGGTGGGGTTGGCGCTGACCTGATTCACCCGCTCGCCGGCTTCGACGCGCTCGAGCACGCTGACGATGTGTTGGTAGTCGCCGGTGCCAACGATGGCCTTGGCTTCCGGCAGGCTCTCGAGCAGTTCCTCTTGGAAGTGCTGGGCGAGGCAGCCGGCAATGATCAACTCCTTGCCCTGCTCGGCCAGTTCCACCAGGGTGCGAACGGACTCTTCCCGGGCGTCCTGAATGAAGCTGCAGGTGTTGACGACCACGACGTTGGCGTCGGCTTCATCGGCGCTGACCCCGTAGCCGGCCTCCGCCAGCAGGCCGAGCATGTGCTCGGTGTCGACGCGGTTCTTCTCGCAGCCGAGATGCGCGAACGCCACCGTTTTTCCAGTATTAGGTCGGGCGCTATCGGTCATGGAGGAGCTCAAGAAGGTCGGCCGCTCGCTGGCCAATCCCTAACCCTACTGATCAGGATCCCTGCCACAATTCCTCCAACGTCAGGAGTCCTGCGCCGTGAGTTCATCGCGCCTGAGTGAACGTCTTGGAAGCCAGCGCCGGCGCGGCGATGGCGGCAAGCGTTGGGTGCGGGTCGTGATGGCCGTTCTGGCCACCATCGGTGTGATTGACACCGGCTCGATCACCCTGAGCAAGTGGGGCTTGATCGGCAATCTCAGCTGCAGCTCGACCGGCCTGTTTGGCTGCAATGGCTGCGAGAAGGTGCTCTCCAGTGCTTGGGGTTCGCTGTTTGGGCAGCCCCTGGCCCTCTTTGGACTGCTGGGTTACGGCGCGGTCCTGTTGATGGCCGTCGTTCCCCTCGTGCTGCAAGGGGAGTTGCGGGTGAGCCTGGGCCAGCGCAGCTGGTGGGGATTGTTCCTTCTGAGCACCGGCATGGCGGTGTTCAGCGCGGTGTTGCTGGGGGTGATGGCCTTTGGCATCCGCGATTGCTGCCCCTTCTGCATCCTCTCGGCCGGTCTGAGTTCAGCGCTGTTTGTCCTCAGCCTGATTGGCGGTGATTGGGAGGACCGCGGCCAGCTGATCTTCAGCGGCGTCATTACGGCCCTGTTGGTGGGCGTCATTGGTTTGGGTTGGGCGGCCTCCGTGGGGCGTCCGGTGGTGGATTCCGCTCCAGGTGTCTCCCCTCCGGTGCGCAGTGAAAGTGGGCCGGCACAAATCGCCTTGGCTGAACATCTGACCGCCAGTGGCGCGAAGGTTTACACCGCTTACTGGTGCCCCCACTGCCATGAGCAGAAGGAGCTCTTTGGTCGCCAGGCTGCCGAAAAGCTGACGGTGATCGAGTGCGCTCCCGATGGCCGCAATAGCCAGCGCGAGTTGTGCGAGGCCAAGAAGATCGAGGGCTATCCCACCTGGGAGATCAATGGCCAGCTCGATTCCGGTGCTAAGCCCCTGGCCAAATTGGCCGAGGCCAGCGGCTACAACGGACCGCCCCTTCAGTAAGCGTTAGTCCGCCAGGGCCTCAGTGCTGATGCTGAGTCCCTTTCGCTGCACGCTGTGGCGCCGCCAGAAGGGCTGCCTGGCTGGGGCGTCGACGCGGAAGTGACCGCCGCGACTTTCGGTTCTGAAGAGCGCTGACTCCATCAGGAGGGCCGCCACTGTGGCCCGTTGCTTCAGGTCATGGGCCTTGGCTAGCCAACGGACCTGCTCTTGAGACAGCTGCAGAGCTTGGTCGTGCCCCAGTGTTTGGACGGTCTGCAGGAGGGGTTGCCCGCTGAGCGCGCCCTCAAGCTGCTGGCAGGCCTGGTAGCCCGCGAGCAGTTCGTGTCCGTTGCGCTCCACACCGGCCCGCCGCCAGCAGAGGCGTCGTAGCTCCTCGGTCTGCAGCTCGATCGCCTCGACGCTGATGGGCGGATGGTTCGTCATGGCCTTGCCAGGTAAGGGCTCTGGCCTGGCGGATGGGGCTGGGGACAGCTCGATGTCCCGCAGTTGCCTGGCGTAGACCAGGCATTCCATCAGGGAATTGCTGGCCAGGCGGTTGGCGCCATGGACGCCGCTGCTGGCGACTTCCCCAACGGCATAGAGGCCAGGGATGGTGGTGGCTGAGCGCGCATCGGTGCGCAGGCCCCCCATGCAGTAATGCGCTGCGGGCGCGACGGGGATGGGGGCTTCGGTGGGTTCAAGGCCCAACTCGCGGCAGCGCCCCAGGATCGTCGGGAACTGCCGCTCCAGCTTGCTGGTCCCGACGGGCCGCAGGTCGAGCCAGAGGTGAGGGGTCTGCCGCTCCCGCATCCGCTGGACCAGGGCCCGGCTGACGGTATCCCGCGGCGCGAGATCTCCGCCGCTGAGTTGACTGACGGGGCTCTCCCCTTGGTCGTCGACCAGTCGCGCGCCCTCGC encodes:
- a CDS encoding shikimate kinase, which produces MEDTRVQLRQRLEGLNLYLVGMMGSGKSSVGRHLAEALDYRFLDADTSLEQVAGRSIPEIFAGEGEAGFRALESAVLNQIASWHSLVVATGGGVVTQPANWGELHQGVVIWLDAPDAILLARLEADPTPRPLMEAEDRAERLANLMAERRPLYAQADLQILQDGRPAEQVAQQILEALPSIIKERTAPPLGQLQVTSDAGEVGTSIN
- a CDS encoding 6-carboxytetrahydropterin synthase yields the protein MTPPVMAAPPASPVSVVSSAPHGQGRPCVITRRATFSSSHRYWLPELSPEQNAAQFGPCSLAPGHGHNYELIVAMGGGLDANGMVLNLSDVKHAIREQVTAQLDFRSLNEAWPEFDLSRPEGILPTTEALVLAIWKRLAPHLPLMGLRLYETDKLWADVLGDSMEAFLTIRTHFAAAHRLARPELSFEENTAIYGKCARPHGHGHNYLLDITVRGAIDPRTGMVCDLSALQTAVDELVVEPFDHTFLNKDVEHFSSTVPTAENIALHIADLLQAPVAALGASLHKIRLQESPNNAAEVFAEVPQLGMNPQALEALAGA
- a CDS encoding dihydrofolate reductase family protein, translating into MPAPELRLVLAISLDGRLAPAAGGAAQLGGTGDRRVLEEALAWADGALVGGRTIRQHGCTCLIRDADLLEQRQQQGRPPQPAALVVSRQLSWDADLRLFQQPLQRWLLGPGEAAPSGFDRSLPLQNWPVTLAALAAAGLERLLVLGGAELATQLLAEGLVDELQLTLVPQLLGGPHAWLQSDGALEASAWTLQEQRCLGGDELLVRYRRA
- a CDS encoding GNAT family N-acetyltransferase yields the protein MAELTVRWHRSIEEIPEAHWQALTEAAGLPFYSWRWLAGLERSGSVAPRQGWQPCHLSLWRGEQLIAVAPLYLKGHSYGEFVFDQSFAELAAQLGQRYYPKLLGMSPLSPVVGYRFFTAAGEDAQQVTALLMQCIDRFCAENQIFSCNFLYADPQWQAFAESAGCATWLNQQSLWSNQSYGCFDDYLASFNANQRRNIKRERKAVERAGITVTALAGEELPAAMLERMHHFYAQHCARWGPWGSKYLTEAFFDEAAAELREHLVLFSAHRGDPHDPVAMSLCVHSGEHLWGRYWGSDEEIDNLHFEVCYYAPIQWAIERGIQRFDPGAGGSHKRRRGFVARSHASLHRWYHEPFDAIARRWLPEANREQLSQIEAVNAELPFTGATRSLTDSAA
- a CDS encoding DUF4346 domain-containing protein, with the protein product MSPFSLEQRRSLDEGLSQRFIALDPAGYFLIKIDREAGELIAEHYSNAIDERGLATDPDTGEVISCKGAGPRAAVAVYRGRSAKELGMALTEGEGPHPLSCLDHALYLGRELQKAELALESGETYIQD
- a CDS encoding B12-binding domain-containing radical SAM protein; this encodes MNTLFIYPEFPKTFWSYEKILELVNRKVLLPPLGMVTVAALLPQHWPMKLVDRNVEEVSEADWEWAELVVISGMIVQKADMAAQIAKAKERGLPVAVGGPFASSTPDAPELGLADFKVLDEGEITLPMFIEAIEKGEAGGRFSANGEKPDVTSTPVPRFDLLKLDAYDSMSVQFSRGCPFQCEFCDIIVLYGRKPRTKTPEQLIAELQSLYDLGWRRSIFLVDDNFIGNKRNAKLLLPALKQWQIERGYPFSFATEASVDLAADEELMQMMAECRFDSVFLGIETPDEASLSVAGKHQNTRSSLEEAVDRINSYGLRVMAGFIIGFDGEKTGAGDRIVEFVTRTGIPAAMMGMLQALPNTGLWHRLEKEGRLIQEKADAKGVNQTNLLNFVPTRPIRDIANEYVDAFCRLYEPHAYIDRVKHYYLKMGKPRWQEFVPSTFGKATLPAWTDVRALLIVLWRQGVKRNTRLRFWRSLLEVAQKNPAVLEQFLVVLAHNEHFMEYRAVVTQEIQEQLAALPPEPPNSPSTPTRELQPA
- a CDS encoding MFS transporter, with protein sequence MIQQGLKRLQGRLTRHQRTTFLLASGISTAGSFAGLTAKGWLLMEGAGNPFLLALNFAVLTLPTLVISGPAGVLTDRLGSERVLIRAQWALLAAAVLGAIAIPLTVGPKQDLLLLLSTLGIGIASTYELTARNKYVALLVDEPEQLGPYLASFSVIFNVGKLVGPPLGGLLLAATGPTLALSLDAATYLFPILTLLWLMAPHRERERRSQGGQAANLLTAWRECGVSLRHVLSFTAAACLVGFFHPGLAPLMALELLGPSPMALGLFTSVLACGSICGGVLLQRNAAAISARPGWLLGSTTLLTALAQLGLAHQGALAWGLAMAFLIGAGTASLLAGTNLIIQVHAPQVLRGRMAGLGQIAFLGGGGLSGLAAALLTETLPGGLWSCLAVLGSLGAALGVWELLRNRRMRLRPA
- the rimO gene encoding 30S ribosomal protein S12 methylthiotransferase RimO is translated as MTDSARPNTGKTVAFAHLGCEKNRVDTEHMLGLLAEAGYGVSADEADANVVVVNTCSFIQDAREESVRTLVELAEQGKELIIAGCLAQHFQEELLESLPEAKAIVGTGDYQHIVSVLERVEAGERVNQVSANPTFVGDENLPRYRTTSEAVAYLKVAEGCDYRCAFCIIPHLRGDQRSRTIESIVAEARQLASQGVQELVLISQITTNYGLDLAGKPQLAELLRALGEVEIPWIRVHYAYPTGLTSEVLAAYRDVPNVLPYLDLPLQHSHPDVLRAMNRPWQADVTNGVLARIREQLPDAVLRTTFIVGYPGETEEQFQHLLDFVAEQRFDHVGVFTFSPEEGTPAAELPNQVPAEIAAERKDRLMALQQPIAAERNAAWVGRIVDVLIEQENPSSGEMIGRCARFAPEVDGEVRVMPGEGGLCAAPGTMVQVRITAADTYDLIGEVVGAKAMVQDALSMQRAQS
- a CDS encoding vitamin K epoxide reductase family protein: MSSSRLSERLGSQRRRGDGGKRWVRVVMAVLATIGVIDTGSITLSKWGLIGNLSCSSTGLFGCNGCEKVLSSAWGSLFGQPLALFGLLGYGAVLLMAVVPLVLQGELRVSLGQRSWWGLFLLSTGMAVFSAVLLGVMAFGIRDCCPFCILSAGLSSALFVLSLIGGDWEDRGQLIFSGVITALLVGVIGLGWAASVGRPVVDSAPGVSPPVRSESGPAQIALAEHLTASGAKVYTAYWCPHCHEQKELFGRQAAEKLTVIECAPDGRNSQRELCEAKKIEGYPTWEINGQLDSGAKPLAKLAEASGYNGPPLQ
- the nadB gene encoding L-aspartate oxidase, which gives rise to MPSIPSNWDVIVVGGGAAGLMAALELPEGLSVLLLSKDRAPRSASRWAQGGIAAVTRPEDSFASHLQDTLKAGGDLCDRPAVELLVREAPACVERLLELGMDFDRHEGGLSTTLEAAHSHRRVLHAQDRTGGALVDALERKVLQRPGLQRIQGGLALQLWISNGHCRGLQVLVDGTVQWLQSRAVVLATGGAAHLFANTTNPKQASGDGIAMAWRAGAAVRDLEFVQFHPTALMLPGAPHFLISEAVRGEGARLVDDQGESPVSQLSGGDLAPRDTVSRALVQRMRERQTPHLWLDLRPVGTSKLERQFPTILGRCRELGLEPTEAPIPVAPAAHYCMGGLRTDARSATTIPGLYAVGEVASSGVHGANRLASNSLMECLVYARQLRDIELSPAPSARPEPLPGKAMTNHPPISVEAIELQTEELRRLCWRRAGVERNGHELLAGYQACQQLEGALSGQPLLQTVQTLGHDQALQLSQEQVRWLAKAHDLKQRATVAALLMESALFRTESRGGHFRVDAPARQPFWRRHSVQRKGLSISTEALAD